The window ATGCTCCATGCAGTGCCGAAGGAGCTATAATGTTTGATAAATCAAGAAAAATGAAAACGACACAAGAAAATTTAGCTAAGTTAGTATTTCGTGAAATTATGTTGTTAAAATCTGCAATAAATTTGACTAAACCCGGAGGTAGAATAGTTTATACAACATGTAGTATAGCACCCGAAGAAAATGAATATGTTATTACTAAAGTTATCGACGTTATGAAAGATAAGGTTATTATTGAAGAGGCGAATATAGGTATAGGATCAGATGGAATAAATTGGTACAGAGGTATGAAATTTTATGATGATGTAAGGAAGTGCATAAGAATATGGCCACATAAACATAAAATGGAAGGATATTTTGTCTGCATCCTTAGAAAAAATACATAAAGCATATTGATAGAGCAAATTATTAGAATATTTTACAAGATTTAAATACCGTGTATATCAACAATGATTTTAAAGTGTGAGTAATAATGAAGTATGATGTAATTGTGGTTGGAGCAGGGGTTGCAGGACTTTTTGCATCGTTTACATTAGCTAAGAATGGATTTAAAGTAGCTTTTGTGGACATAAAGAACGAGAACAACATTGGCGATAAAGTATGTGGAGATGCTATAGGTGAACATCATTTTGTGGAATTGGGATTAGATCCACCTAAGATGTACGATGAAGCAACTAATGTTTATCGTGGTGTAAGGCTAGTCTCGCCCGATGAACAACATATGATGGATGTACATGGTAAAGGATATTCTCTAAATAGACAAAAGTTTGGGTATAGACTGTATACAATGGCTGTAAATGCCGGTGCTGAACCATATCTTGAACATTATTTCATAAACCCTCTTATTGAAGGATCTTGGGTCAAGGGTGTTTTAATTAAAGACAAGTCGGGTAATACAAAGGTTATGAGGGCTAGTATTGTTATTGATGCTACAGGTGTACCAGCAGCCGTAAGAAGTAAACTACCTAAAGAGTGGTGGGTCTCGGAACCTATACCTAAAGAAGATTTCAATATTACCTACAGAGAGATAATAGAAGGTGATATCAGAGATCTAGAAGAGGATTTAGCGTACATATACATAAATACTGACATAGCTCCTGGAGGTTATTGGTGGTTGTTTCCAAAAGGAGGAGGTATGTATAATGTAGGCTTGGGTGTCCAGTGGAGAAATGGTGCTCGAAATCCAAAGCAGAACTATGACAAATACATAAGACCTAGAATACAAAGATCTGTAACTAAGATATTGAATTCCGGAGGTGGATTAGTACCTACACGTAGGCCTATACCTTGTATGGTATGGAGTGGATTTGTTGCTATAGGTGATGCTGCAGCTACAGCCAATCCTGTACATGGAGGAGGTATAGGATCTGCAATGATTAGTGCACACACTGCAGCAAAAGTAGTAACAAAAGTGTTATCCCAAGGAGAGCCCGCCATGGATAATCTATGGGAGTATCATATAGAGTACCATAAATCATACGGAGCTAAACAAGCTTCCCTAGATATACTCAGAATATTTATTCAACATCTAAGCAATAACGATTTCAATTTCA is drawn from Ignisphaera sp. and contains these coding sequences:
- a CDS encoding NAD(P)/FAD-dependent oxidoreductase, whose translation is MKYDVIVVGAGVAGLFASFTLAKNGFKVAFVDIKNENNIGDKVCGDAIGEHHFVELGLDPPKMYDEATNVYRGVRLVSPDEQHMMDVHGKGYSLNRQKFGYRLYTMAVNAGAEPYLEHYFINPLIEGSWVKGVLIKDKSGNTKVMRASIVIDATGVPAAVRSKLPKEWWVSEPIPKEDFNITYREIIEGDIRDLEEDLAYIYINTDIAPGGYWWLFPKGGGMYNVGLGVQWRNGARNPKQNYDKYIRPRIQRSVTKILNSGGGLVPTRRPIPCMVWSGFVAIGDAAATANPVHGGGIGSAMISAHTAAKVVTKVLSQGEPAMDNLWEYHIEYHKSYGAKQASLDILRIFIQHLSNNDFNFIFKSKLVIGDEVYNIGYKGELSVSILNRLKMFVSLVSKPSFLTKLYKLKQYMDQAYALYLSYPSSPIEYLKWRSREIELFSDFRKWIQSI